The genomic window CTCATCTTCATCCTCTGTTTCTGTAAAGGTTTCCATCACCTGAACCTGGTACCCTTGTCCCTTATGTCCGCTGTAGGTCGCATCAGGGTCTGAAGGATTTTGAAGTGAGTTTGAAGGAATCTCTTTTGGAGCTTTAAGCGCAACCTTCTGGCCACTTTCAGGATCAACTTCCAGATTGCACTGCTCTTTCAAAACCCTTTCAAGCAGCTTGTAGCTGTACATGGATGAAACATCAGAGTCGCTTTTAAATTCCTGGATCAAATGGTAAAGATCCTTGCTGACACTTGCAAGTGTTTTGGCTGAATCAGAGGGTTTTACCATGGAAAAGCAGGACAAGGCCTTTTCCGAAATATACTTCCCGATAACATCGGTGCTGATACCGGAAAAGTGGTCTGGAGATTTGCGTTTCAGGTTAACCAGAAATTTATTGATACTCGCTGCAAAGATACTGATTCTCCCCAGCCGGCGCATATTTGACTTAACATGGACCGAATCGATTCTTTGATTGTCAGCATTAACTTGAAATACGACGGATAGTTTGTCAGCAATAGCATTGAAGAGAGCTTTGTCCAGTTTCTTCTCGATCATGAGTTGACGGAAGTTCCACAGGGTTTTCAAGCATAGATATTTGGCTGCATCTGATTCTTCCGTTAAATTCAAGGCATAGTGCCATTGAATATTGAATGCCAGTTGGGATACGGTTTCTTCATCAGTAAGATCATGAGCCTGCTGGAGCAGCAAAACACCGAGCATGGTAAAGAGTTCTTTTGTGGGACGTCCTGCTTCTCTTGAGAAACAGGGTTTGATCAGATTGACCGGTAATGAGCGGAGGATTTCTTTTTGAAAAAGCCCTGCCCAGGAGTCATCGAGCAATTTCCTGCGCTTCGGGCTTAAAAAGTCCCAGGGATCAAAAAGGTGGAGCTGATTGTGGTCATTTGTCTTAATCATTTAGTCAACCCTAAGCTATTGATAACATAGAGTATATTATACAAAATAAATTTTTTAAATGCAAGTTAAAAATGAATTTTAGCCAATAATATTAACATGTTAAATTGGTTTTGGGCTTTTTACGAACCCATCATTTTTGAATACGAAAAAAAATGCTGCACAAAATTTGTGTTGCAATTTTTTTTGATTCCCTTATCCGTAACTATGAAGCCCGGATAAAAGAAAATTTACCCCAAAATAGGTAAACAGTACGCCTATAAATCCAATAATGGAAACAATAGCAAGGTTTTTCCCATGCCACCCGCGCATTAACCTCAGGTGCAGAAAAATGGCGTAAATAAACCAGGTAATCAACGACCAGGTCTCTTTAGGATCCCAGGACCAATATTTACCCCAAGCGGAATTGGCCCAGACCGAGCCTGTGATAATACCAATGGTCAAAAATAGAAACCCGAATACAATCATTTGGTAGGTCAGCTCATCAATAGTATCCCAGTCCGGCAATTTTGCAAACAAACGTTTTTTTTCAGGATTTTTGGGTTTGATGAAATACATAAAGCTGAAGCCAAAAGCAAGCGCAAAGCCTGCGTATCCAAGAAAGCATGTAATTACATGGG from uncultured Desulfobacter sp. includes these protein-coding regions:
- the ccsB gene encoding c-type cytochrome biogenesis protein CcsB, which translates into the protein MNSSLLLSAATFIYALASIFYIGSFSFKKQTFARLGFWVIVIGLVANTGGILLRWVESYHMGYGHAPFSNMYESLVFFSWTAAALYVFVEYKYKESIIGVFVSPLIFLGIAYASFDPSITSKITPLIPALKSNWLIAHVITCFLGYAGFALAFGFSFMYFIKPKNPEKKRLFAKLPDWDTIDELTYQMIVFGFLFLTIGIITGSVWANSAWGKYWSWDPKETWSLITWFIYAIFLHLRLMRGWHGKNLAIVSIIGFIGVLFTYFGVNFLLSGLHSYG
- a CDS encoding transposase — encoded protein: MIKTNDHNQLHLFDPWDFLSPKRRKLLDDSWAGLFQKEILRSLPVNLIKPCFSREAGRPTKELFTMLGVLLLQQAHDLTDEETVSQLAFNIQWHYALNLTEESDAAKYLCLKTLWNFRQLMIEKKLDKALFNAIADKLSVVFQVNADNQRIDSVHVKSNMRRLGRISIFAASINKFLVNLKRKSPDHFSGISTDVIGKYISEKALSCFSMVKPSDSAKTLASVSKDLYHLIQEFKSDSDVSSMYSYKLLERVLKEQCNLEVDPESGQKVALKAPKEIPSNSLQNPSDPDATYSGHKGQGYQVQVMETFTETEDEDEKARTLNLITHVEVEPASASDANALIPAMDAAKQRNLSPKELQADSLYGSDENHQIAQSDGINLVSPTMGTTKKEKLSLTDFNLAADGQIITCPQGHAPVFKKKKKERITQGFPLDTCMGCPQLEDCPVRLGKKYAYSRYTAKAARIARRRAYEQTDEFKNRYRWRAGVEATMSEYDRRTGVKRLKYRGLQAVRFAATLKAAGINLFRATIVQKALSYA